TCAGCTGCAGTATAGATTTCCCGCATGACCGTTATGAAATGCTGCAATTGTCCGGTGCATGGGCACGGGAGCGATATATCCACCGGCGGCCTTTAACGCCGGGCACGCAGTCGGTCGAGAGCCGCCGCGGATCGAGCAGCCATATGAACAATCCGTTCTTTGCATTGCTGTCCGAAGATGCCACGGAGGACCATGGCGAGGTGTTCGGATTCAGCCTCGTATATAGCGGCAGCTTTGTAGGCGGGATAGAAGTCGACCAGTTTCATACAGCGCGCGCTTATCTTGGCATTAACCCGTTTGACTTCTCCTGGCGGCTCGAGCCGGGGGAATCGTTTCAAACGCCGGAAGCCGTTATGGTATTCTCCGCCGAAGGACTCGGGGGCATGTCCCGCACCTATCATGAGATGTATCGGACCCGGCTCTGCCGCGGAGCATACCGCGATGCGGACCGGCCGATCCTTGTGAATAACTGGGAAGCGACATATTTCAACTTCGACGCGGACAAGATCGAAGCGCTTGCCGAATCCGCAAGCGAACTTGGCATTGAGCTGCTGGTGCTCGACGACGGCTGGTTCGGCCGCCGCGACAGCGATAATTCCTCGCTTGGCGACTGGGTGGTAGACAGGAAGAAGCTGCCGCACGGACTTGATGATCTGGCGGAGCGTGTTCGGAGCCGGGGGCTGCAGTTCGGGCTCTGGTTCGAGCCTGAGATGGTTTCTCCGGACAGCGAGCTGTACCGCGCCCATCCGGATTGGTGCCTGCATGTGCCAGGCCGCCGGCGTTCGGAGGCCAGGCGGCAGCTCATCCTCGACCTTTCCCGGGCGGATGTGCAGGACTACATTGTGAATTCGGTTAGCGCCATACTGGACAGCGCCCCGATTTCGTATGTGAAATGGGACATGAACCGCAATATGACCGAAATCGGTTCGGCACTGCTGACGGCCGAGCGTCAGAGGGAAACCGCGCACCGGTACATGCTCGGTCTGTATAATGTCCTTGAACGAATCACGTCGGCTTTCCCCGGCGTCTTGTTCGAAAGCTGCTCGGGCGGTGGAGGCCGCTTCGATCCCGGTATGCTCTACTACATGCCGCAAACATGGACAAGCGATAACACGGATGCAGTCAGCCGGTTGAAAATCCAGTACGGGACAAGTATTGTCTATCCGATCAGTTCAATGGGTGCGCATGTTTCAGATGTGCCCAATCATCAGGTCGGCCGGATGACCCCGCTCAAAACCCGCGGAGACGTAGCGATGTCGGGCAACTTCGGCTACGAGCTGGATTTGACCCGGTTTACCGAAGCCGAGAAGGAAGAAGTGAAGCGGCAAATCGCAATGGTAAAGGAACTGCGGGAGCTGACGCAGAACGGGCACTTTTACCGGCTGCTAAGTCCTTTCGAAGGCGAAGAGACGGCATGGATGTTTGTCTCGCCGGACCGCTCGGAAGCGTTTGCCGTTCACGTCATCGTGCTCAACGAGCCGAACGCACGGCTGGAACGCCTTCGCTTGAAGGGCCTTGATCCGGAACGAAGATATGAATTGATCGGTACAGAGGATGTTATCGGCGGCGACGAGCTCATGCATGCGGGCATCGTCAGACCGCGTGCCCATGACGATTTTTCAAGTATTGTCTATCGCTTTAAGGCCGTTTAAGAGGAAGCACGCGGCCGCGTCATGGGGGATTGTGCGTTTAACAGCGGTACAGCCAAACGGACAACCTTGCTCCATCCCGCATATGGTATAGCATATTTCCATATGAGGGGGGATGGTCGTGCAACAATTGATGGTTTGCTCGGTAACAGCGCTAATGGGCTCTCTGATTACTTTCGCTTACGGCTTGTGGTCGGAGTCCCTTTCACTGCTGCTTGTCGCAATGGGAGTAGATTATTTGACCGGAATAGCTGCCGCTCTGAAGGAGAAGAGAGGTTTAAACAGCGCCATCGGTTCATGGGGACTTGCGAAGAAAGGCATTATGCTGCTCGTTATACTGCTGGCCCATCGGATCGACGTTCTGCTTGAGGTGGAGAACTCAGCGATGGGCGGCGCAATTTACTTCTATCTGGCCAACGAATTCATTTCCATTACCGAAAATCTCGGCCGTATTGGCGTTCCGATACCGGACAGGCTGCGCCAGCTCATTGAAGTGCTAAAAAACAAAAAATGACCGGCTGAATAATTTCCATATATGGGGCTATCCTTCGAGGGGATGGCCTTTCCTCATTTCACCTGCACGCTCCTCCTTGCATCCGGGATTCGGCTGAGTTATAATGAGAACAAATGTTCTTATTATGCTGGAGGGTTCTATATGGCCGTTGACATCGACTCTCTGCCGCCTGTTCAAATCGGTAAAGAGCTGGAGCTTGTGAAGCATTATGTGCTGCTTGGAATTCTTATGAGGATTCTTGACCATGATATACGTATTGTCGGCTCCGCGGCGACAAAGCTGCCCAGAGTATACGAGTCCATGCTGCGCGGACTGCAGGACCGGGTACTGCTGGAGCTGGCAGCGCTGCGGAAGCAATTTCGGGACAGCGGCATACAAGTGTACGACGGGAAGCGCGGCAGTGATGCTTTGACGACTACCTACGCTTGCCGCGGCTGCCATCATTCATTTACCATGCTTTGGACGTTCGTCAAGGCGGAAGCTGAACGGCTTCTAAAAGCGTATATGACCAAATAACGTTCATCGTTTTGTCAAAAAACGAAAAAAGTTTACCCCTTTATACAGTTTAAGGTTGAGAACATCGGACGATCTTAGGTAATATAGGGAGAGACATTCTGATGACAAAGGGGAGCAAGAGCAATGCATAAGTGGATAATGTTCGTCGTTTTCGCGGCGGCATCGGTATTGGGTGTTTTTTTGCTGACAACACAACTTCCTAAGAAGCCGGTAGATGAAGCAGCGACTCTGCCGCCTGGCGTTACGATGATGAAAGTGGAAGCAAGCCAGGACTTCGTATTTGACCAGAAGGAATACCACGTGAAAAAAGGCGATAAAGTACTGCTGAAGCTCGTAAATAAAAGCGGCATCCACGGTCTTGCGATTCCGGATTTGGGAATCGACCTACAAGGCGACAAGCTGGAGCAGGAAGTTACTTTTGACAAAGCAGGAACGTTTCCAATACACTGTTCCGTTATGTGCGGAGTAGGCCATGCTGATATGAAATCTGTCATTATTGTGGAATAACAGACAAAAGGAGCCGGGAGCGGCTCCTTTTTTAGCTTTAACCGCGGGTACTTCCCCTGCGCCTGCCTTTGTGTATGAGCCAATCGCAGAAGAAGCCGAGCAGCGCCCAGCTGGCGATTGTAAGTATATACATCAGGATCACATTCAAGTCATGGATATCCATAAACAAATCGGCGAACCAGCCCGGTACGCTGAGCATAAAGAAGACCATATTGTGCGGGTCGTATCCCGTAAAGTTATATAAACATAAAGCGACGCCGATCAGCGTTGCAACTATCGTAACCGGATAACGCATGGGTGACAGATCTCCTTTAACCGTTAGCTTCGGCCGGTTATACAGCCCGGTTGTCAGTAAAATGATTGCCGTTGCGCGGCAGCTTGGGTTATTATGTGACAAAAGGGCATCCGCCATGCGTATGCCCGCATTAAAAATAAACAAAACGAGGGAGCGATATTGCGTATGATTACTCACATTGTACTATTTAAGCTGAAGGACCGCACGCCGGAGAGCATTGCACGTACGGTGCAGGTGTTAAGGGATATGGAGGGGAAAATCGAAGAGCTTCTGTCGATCGAAGTCGGTACGGACGTGCTTCATTCCGATCGCTCATTCGACATTGCGCTTGTTACAAAGTTCGCGTCAATGGATGCGCTTGCAGCATACCAGATTCACCCCGTCCATAAGAAAGTAATCGAGCATATGAGTGAAGTGCGGGAATCTTCGGCAAGCGTCGACTACGAAAGCTAAAGAAGATCAAGCTGCAAGCAGATCGAACAGACAGGGGTTTTATTGGATGTATTTTGTAAATCGCGAACAATTATCGGCAAGACTGGACACCATACCGGACATCGTAAGGGCTCTGGGTACGCTCCAAGCCGAGTGGGATGGCAGTCTGCTTAACGGACTTGCCCAAGAGCGCGCACTGCATCTGGCGATCGAAACGGTAACCGATATCGGAAGTTTCCTGATTGACGGCTTTATTATGAGAGATGCGAGCAGCTACGAGGATATCGTGGACATTATTGCGGGAGAAGGCGTCTTTCCCACCGAGCTGCATGCACTCCTTCAGGAGCTTGTCAGATTGCGCAGGCCGCTTGTCCAGGATTATTATGAATGGCCAAGAAATCAATTGCATCCGCTGACACTGACGATACCTGAAGTACTGGTTCGATTTAAAAATGCGGTAGAATACTATGTGGCACAAGAGCTGGGTTCATAGAAGCATATAAAGCCGATAGGGCGGTTATGAATCTGCTGCCAGCTAAACGATTTACGAAAAAACAAAAATGCGTTAAAATGACGCTATTATAAAGATGTACGGAGCGTAAATATTCCGTCCCGGACTATCGGGCGAACGCGTAAGGTGGTGACAGGGGTGGAACAAGCAGGAGATCCGATTGCGAAGCAGGAGCTGCCGGTCCGGCATGATGGCTCAACGCGCCAGACCGTACTCATGCTGCTCAAGACTAGTGGGAAGATGAATGCGGGCGATCTGGCCAAGAGGCTGCAAATTACGGAAATGGCGGTGCGACGCCATTTAAGCACGCTTGAACGCGACGGTCTCATTCGGCCGACCGTGGTGAGGCAAGCGATGGGAAGACCGACGCATATGTTTAGCTTGACGGAGCAGGCCGAGCATTTATTTCCAAAAAATTATCATGTGCTTGCGCTTGATCTTCTGGAAGAACTGGAAGACAACCCTGAAACCGCCGCTCTCGTGGACCGTCTGTTTGAGGGACGTAAGCGAAAGCTGATCGAGCGATACGCTTCGCGCATGGAAGGCAAATCGCTAGAGGATAAAGTGCTTGAGCTTGCCGCTATTCAGAACGACGGCGGATATATGGTTCAACTGGAGAACGATGACGATAGCTTCATCCTGCATGAATACAACTGTCCGATTTCCCGGGTGGCCGGCCGCTATCAGCAAGCGTGCCATTGCGAGCTTGCGCTGTTTCGGCAGCTGCTCGGCGCCGAGGTTGAACGAACGGAATGCCTGGCTAAAGGCGGAGGAAAATGCAGCTACCGCATTACCGGCGCATGAAGGGGACAAATAGAGTTTGGCCATTAAAACACGGGAACTAAGTATCCGGTGTTTTTTTGTTTGTATGTTTTTTGAATGGGATCTGTGATAATTACAATGACCTATTGCCTAAGCCCAGGAAAAAGCAGTAAAATGCCATTATATCATTATCAAATTAGATAACTATCTAATATTATCAGTATCAGAAGGAGGCTTGGTTGGATGAATACAACTTTCTTTCTTGTAAGACATGCTTTAAAAGAAAAGGCGATTGGAGATGTACCAATTACCGCCAAGGGAAGGTTGCAAGCGCAAGCGACGGCCCGATATTTTTGTAACTTGCCGATAGCAGCGATAGTCACAAGTACGCTACGAAGGGCAAAAGAAACCGCCTTATATATTGCATGCGAAACGAAATCAACTATTTCGGAGGACATTCGTTTGCGGGAACGGGCAAACTGGGGAGATTTACCTGGACAACCATTTGTAGAATTTGTCGCCATGTGGGAGCGATGCACGCATGATCCCGAGTATATGCCGCCCATAGGCGATTCCGCGAAGCAGGCTGGCGAACGCTTATCCTTGTTTTTATCGGAAGCGGCTAAGAAACATCCTCTTGGCAGTAACATTGTAATTGTTACACATGGAGGATTAATTACTGATTTTCTGGTTTATACATTTTCCGAGAAGCAGCTAAATCAATGGCACCCCAATTTTGTGGCGGTGCAAAGCGGCCTTATTCCCGAGTGCTCGATAACAAAATTAATATATGAGAACAGAAATTATAAATTAGATTTCTTTGCATCGGTAGAACATTTAGCTGAACAAGCTGACCACATTGTTTAAATAAACGACGTTTTCTGCATTTCACTTCTCTTGCCAGTCAAACATCGCCTCAGGTCAATGGTCCAAGTCTCTTTAACTTCACCGGGTTTTTATTCTTATTTCATTGTATCAAGTCAAGCTCATGCTGACTATAATGACATTACGAATTGGGCATTCGTCTAGTACCTTCAGCCCGGAGGGGAGAACAACGGATGGCAGTGACATGGCTTGCGGCCGCTTTCGTCGCGGCTTTCGTAATGCTTGTTTTTGGTGTGCTGTTGTGGCTCCGCGCAGCGGACCGTAAGCTGCTAAGGCTGCTGCAGACGGCGGAAGCGCTGGAGCGTCATGCGAAGACGACCGCGGATCAGTTCACACAGTTTATCCAGCCCGCTTCGGCCACAGTTAAATCAGTGCAGCGGCAGCTGGATTCAGCCACAAGGGTATTCGAATCGGCAAGGCGCATCGGCGATGCAGCGGATCAGGTCGCTGACGCGGTAAGCAGGTTATCCGGCGCGCTTTCGGATACGACAGAGCGGTATGTGGCGAAGGCCGGAGGCAAATATCGGCGGCAAATCGCCGATGCGCTAGATTGGGCCGAAATCGGCCATGCGGCATGGCAATTTTGGCAGGCCAAACGAAAAGAAAACAGTTCCTCCTCTGCATGTTCGGACTATGGCGAAGGGCACGATACTAAAGACTGACAACCGAGCCGCAGTAAAAACGGCGTCTAACGGTTGCAGATGAAACTGACAACCGAGCCGCAGTAAAAACGGCGTCTAACGGTTGCAGATGAAACTGACAACCGAGCCGCAGCGAACCCGCGTCTAACGGTTGCAGATTAAACTGACAACCGAGCCGCAGCGAACCCGCGTCTAACGGTTGCAGATGAAACTGACAACCGAGCCGCAGTATAACGGCGTCTAACGGTTGCAGATGAAACTGACAACCGAGCCGCAGCGAACCCGCGTCTAACGGTTGCAGATGAAACTGACAACACCGAGCCGCCACAGAGCTAGCGTCTCACGGTTGCAGCAAAAGGAGCGAGTTACTATGGCAAAGGGAAATCAAAGGAAAAGCTTTATGTTCGGCGCAATCGCCGGAGGAATTATTGGTTCGGTCACAGCGCTTTTACTGGCGCCCAAAGCCGGACGCGAAATTCGCAAGGATCTTGCGGAAGGCGCGCAGGAGGTAGGGGAGCGGACAGTTCGTGTAGCCAGCCAAGTCAGTGATACCACAACACGTATCGCCAAGCAGGTTGGCAGCACCGCCTCCAATGCTGCCGGAAGAGCCAAAGAGACAGCCGGAAGTGTTATCGAAGGAGTCCGCGGCTGGCGCACATCTCGAGGCGACAATCATGCCGTCAATTCAAAAAGTGATGAATCGGCGGAAGGCGGAGAAGACGAGCAGAACCAATCCATAGAAAGCAAATCGGAAGAGCTGCAGTCGATAACCTGAGACACCGAAATGCAAATCGCTCATCGACGAAGCAGGCAATGGATTTGTGCACCTGACTAAAGGGCAGAGCCAGTTTTACGGCTCTGCCCTTTAAATGTTGAGATGAAGCTGCACGAGGCGTCTGCTGCCTGAGCTTGCCCGGTTAGCGTACCCCGCGTCTCCGGGAGCGGTACTCCGTAGGCGAGACCCCGTATGTTTTGCGGAATTGCTTGGAGAAATAAAGAGCGTCGCCGTAGCCTACCGAAGAAGCAATCTGATCGATAGACAGGTAGATCTCGCCGACGAGAAGCTCTTTAGCTCTTTCCATTCGCACTTTCAGCAGAAATTGTATCGGCGAGACGCCGGTAAGCTGTTTGAACATTTTGGACAAATGTGTCCGGTGGTAGCCAAGCCTTCGGGATAAGTCTTCTATTGAGACCTGCTCGGCGTATTGGAAGGACAACCAGCGGACAGCCTGTTTAATCTGCCTCTCAATATCCGGCACAACCGTCGGCGTATTAAACATCAATTTGCTCGCGTTTACTTCGCCGAATTCTTTCAGCAGTATTCGCAGCAGTCCGTTTGCTTCCAGATCTGCCAGCTCAGGATGCACGCTCCGCTCCAGAGTGACCTGCATGCGTCGGTAAAGACTGGTGAACCGGCGGATATTATCGCTGTGGATGACGGGATTTGCCGGGGTAATCCCTAAGCTTAGCAGCAGCGGTTCCGCCAGATGACCCTTGAAGGCAACCCAGCGATAATGCCAAGGCTCCTCGGCGTCGGCTGCGTAGGTGAAGAGCACATCCGGGAATATAAAGAAGGTGTCGCCTTTCTCGCACTCATACCGCCTCCCGTCGATTTCAAATATTCCCTTGCCGGACATAACCGTATGGACAAGGTAATAGTTGTGAACAGCAGGACCGATTTGATGGGCCGGGAACGGCTTCCCTTCGCCGCTGAAGAGAACGGTCAGTTCGCCATGCGCAGGCTGGGTGTTCGAGCCGGCCGAAATTTTATAATGATCAACAACCATATGGCTGTCATCCCTTCTTTAGCTTATCTTCCTACAATAAAGACTATCTCAATAAACTACAAATGTCCATATTAAACATGCAATAATTCATACTCAAAAGATTGGGTTCTGCTCTATATTATGAAGTAGATAAACGGATTCAAACGCTTACATCAGTCAGACCAATCGAGGAGGATGAGCATGTCCAAAATTACATTTATCGGTGCTGGCAGTACGGTATTTGCGAAAAACGTGTTAGGGGATTGCTTAATGACCCCGGCGCTTCAGGGTTTTGAACTCGCGCTTTACGATATTAATCCGGAGCGGCTTTCGGAATCTCAAACAATGCTGAGTCATATCAAAAACACGAGCGGAAGCACAAGCGTCATTAAAGCATACACAGATCGTAAGGAAGCGCTTCGCGGTGCGAAATATGTAGTGAATGCCATACAGGTCGGCGGTTACGACCCATGCACGATAACCGATTTTGAAATTCCGAAAAAATACGGCCTGCGCCAAACGATTGCGGACACGGTCGGCATAGGAGGCATTTTCCGCAATCTGCGCACGATACCGGTTATGCTTGATTTTGCACGCGATATGCAGGAGGTATGTCCGGATGCGCTGTTCCTGAATTACACGAATCCCATGGCTGTTCTGACAAACGTGATGAACACGCAAGGAGGCATTAAGACTGTCGGTCTGTGCCACAGCGTACAAGTATGCGTCAAAGGCTTGTTTGAGAACCTGGGCATGGACCAAACGGGCGTTAAATCGAAAATTGCCGGAATTAACCACATGGCATGGCTGCTTGAGGTGTCCAGAGACGGCGTCGATTTATATCCTGAAATTAAACGCCGTGCCCGGGAAAAGCAACAAGAGAAGCACTGGGATATGGTGCGGCTTGAAATGATGCTGAATTTCGGGTATTACATTACCGAGTCGTCCGAGCACAATGCGGAATATCATCCGTATTTTATCAAACGGAGTTATCCGGAGCTGGTCGATCGCTTCAACATACCCCTGGATGAATACCCGCGCCGGTGTATTGAGCAAATCGATAATTGGAAGAAGCTGAAGCAGGACCTTGTTCACAATTCGGAGCTTCATCACGAGCGCACTCACGAGTATGCATCCTATATCTTCGAAGCAATCGAGACGAATGTTCCGTTTAAAATCGGCGGCAACGTTATGAATACGGGACTGATTACGAACCTGCCGCGCGAAGCATGCGTGGAAGTGCCGTGTCTTGTAGACAGCAGCGGCGTCACTCCGACTTATGTCGGCGACCTCCCTCCGCAATGCGCCGCTCTTAACAGGACGAACATCAATACGCAGCTGCTGACGATCGAAGCGGCCATTACAGGCAAACGCGAACATATTTATCATGCTGCGATGCTTGATCCGCACACGGGGGCGGAGCTGTCAATGGATGACATCATAGCAATGTGCGATGATTTAATTGAAGCTCACGGGGATTGGCTGCCCGCATACCGTTAGAGTCGGGGCAGTTACATGTACCGCAGTCTCGGCCGGATCCCGAAGAAAGGGGTCCGGCTTTCTGTTATTGTTGAACCTTGTCCGGTTTTGCGCTAAGATGTAGGTACCTTTTTATACCCGCATTCATATTCTATTGATGTCCAGCCAAAACGTACAAGAAAGCGGTGTGTATGTGCAACAACCGATCGCAATATTGGATTCCGGCGTAGGCGGCCTAACCGTCGTTCGTGAAGTAATGCGCCAGCTCCCACGGGAGAAAATCATCTACTTTGGAGACACGGCCCGCACACCATACGGTCCGCGTCCTGCAGAAGAGGTTACGCGGTTCACCCGGGAAATCGTTGATTATTTGGTTCAATTTCGTCCGAAAATGATCGTTATCGCTTGTAATACTGCGACAGCGGTTGCACTGGATGACATACGTTCCCGAGTTGCCATACCGGTAGTCGGCGTTATTCATCCTGGTGCCCGTGCCGCAAACGGCCGGACCCAAACCGGAATCGTGGGCGTCATCGGAACGGAAGGCACGATCCGCAGCGGCGCATACGAGCAAGCGCTTAAGCAGCTGTCGCCGAACATAGAAGTGATCAGCTTGGCTTGCCCGCGTTTCGTACCTCTTGTGGAGCAGGGTAACTTCCGTTCGCAAGAAACCTATGAAACAGTAAGCGCATCGCTTGAACCGTTGAGATCGCGAAAACTTGATACGTTGATTTTGGGATGCACCCATTATCCGTTTCTGGTTGACACGATTTCCGAAGTGATGGGCAGCAGCGTTAATTTGATAAGTTCGGCTGATGAGACAGCGCGTGAGATCAGTACCATTTTGTATGACCGCAACCGGCTTGCGCGAAATGACGAGCTTCCGGTGCACCAATTTTTTTGCAGCGGGGATGCCCGCATGTTCAAAACGATCGCGCAGCAATGGCTTGGCGAACAGATCGAACTGACACCGGTGGTCTGGCAAGTGCCCCAAATCGGCTGACAGCTTCGGTTCAGGGAGCGGTTCCAATCGTTCATTAGGACGATGGAGCCGCTCTTTTTTATAGTTTTTCGCTATACTACGCTGCACAGAACCAAGGTGCAAGGAGCACCCATGGAGTTGGTCCGTGCTGGCCGACAGCCGCTTCTCTTGCCGACCTTCTCTTCGTCCCGGCAATAGGTTGGTATGCGCTAAACCTGCCCTGCATAGCATGTGACTAGAAGGAGCGAACCGCTCGTGAAAGCATGTTCAAAAAGGAGGTTTGTGATGCTTCCCTATATCGTACAGCCTGGTGACACGCTGCTGCGCATCGCGCGAAGGTTTGAGGTCAACTCAGCGTCCATTATTGCCGCAAATCCGCGGATTTCTCCGGAAGAGCAGCTTCTGCCCGGTCTGCTGCTGTCAATTCCGGCGCAGAGCATCACCGTATACTGCGTTCAGCCGGGCGATACGATCCTTCGGCTTGCGTCTGTTTTCTCAGTTACCGTTACTGCCCTTATTGCTTCGAATCCTCATCTGGATCCGAAGCGACCAGTACCAGGGCAGCTGCTCACCGTGCCGGCGGGTGGCTACCACCGGATTGTCGATCCTCGAGCCGAATACGGATATAAAGAGCTGACAAAGGACCTTGAAATACTTGAAAGTGAATACCCTTTTCTGCAAATGACTGTAATCGGGAACAGTGTGATGGGTAAGCCGCTTCCTGCCATCAGGCTGGGAGAAGGTCCTCGCACCATCCAGTTCAGCGCATCCATGCATGCCAATGAGTGGATTACTTCCACGCTGCTGATGACCTTTGCAGAGGATGCGGCCAAAGCATGCGCATTGGGCGGCAAGCTTGGAGGTGCGGACATCCGCGGGCTGCTTCAGAAGGTAACCGTATGGTTCGTTCCGATGGTGAATCCCGACGGAGTCGAACTGGTCCAGGAAGGGCTTCGGCCGGGTCATCCGCACTATACCGAGCTGCTTGCGTGGAACAGGCAGTCCTTTCGTTTCATGAAATGGAAGGCTAACATCCGCGGAGTCGATCTGAACGACCAATTTCCCGCATTCTGGGAAGAGGAGGTCGAGAGAAGGTGCGCCGATGGGCCGGGTCCTCGCGACTATCCCGGGGAAGCACCGCTCACCGAACCCGAAGCGCTGGCTTTGGCCGAATTTACCCGTGAGCAGCGGTTCGATCTTGTCGTGGCGCTGCACACGCAAGGACAAGAAATTTACTGGAATTACCGCGGATATGAGCCGCCGGAATCCGAACGGATCGCGCGCAGGCTGGCGAAAGCCGCGGGCTATAAGTCCGTGAAGCTGCAGGGGAGCGATGCCGGCTTTAAGGACTGGTTTATCCAGGACTTCCGTAAACCCGGTTTCACCGTCGAAGTCGGACTCGGCGTGAATCCGCTGCCTGTTGAATCATTTGCGGATTTGTACGATGAAGTCCGCCCTCTGCTGATTGCCGCACTCGAAGCCGCTGCAGGGTTGAAGCAATAACGGCGGTGGCTGACGGGCGGCTGGTCTTAAGGTATGCTATAATGGGCGGAAGCGTACGTTTCCTGAAGGGAGATTTAACTCTTTCTTCGAGTGATGGGATGTTTCGCCATAAAAACCTGAGGAGACTGCCATTATGAGCAAACTGCTCTCGCTTCGCCATTGGCGTCATGTGTTTGTCCGGATATTCCGCCTGCTCGCCTCGCGGGAAGTCCGGCTGCTGGACAAGCTTCTATATGCGGTGCCCGTCCTGCTGTACTGGGTCCTGCCTGATTTCATACCGTTTCTGCCGATCGATGACATTGCGGTGACGATGATCGCCGCGGAATGGTATACCCGGTACATGGAACGAAAATACGGGGAACAGCCGGGCAACCGTTTGCAATAGAATTCTTCTTTAAACGGGAGACAAAGCGGCTTGAATAAACCGCAAGGTTTCATTACAATAGGAAAGATGATTTATTGAGGATACTTCCGGCTTGGGTGCTGTTCCCGGTTGTGAACGGAAGCGGGATAAGGAGAGGAACATGACGATGAAATGCAAAATAACGCGTAACGCAGCAAAGGTTCTGCGTCAGGAGCTGGACAAGCCCGAGAATGAAGGGAAACTGCTGCGTATTTACGTTACCCACTCGCATGGCGATCATGCGCATTATGGAATGAGAATGGACGATGCCGGCGCTGACGACGAGGTCGTTGAAACCGACAAGGAAATAACCGTTGTACTGGAGAAGGGTGCCGAGCTGCTTGACGGCGTGAAGATCGATTATT
This is a stretch of genomic DNA from Paenibacillus sp. sptzw28. It encodes these proteins:
- a CDS encoding cytochrome C oxidase subunit II, translated to MHKWIMFVVFAAASVLGVFLLTTQLPKKPVDEAATLPPGVTMMKVEASQDFVFDQKEYHVKKGDKVLLKLVNKSGIHGLAIPDLGIDLQGDKLEQEVTFDKAGTFPIHCSVMCGVGHADMKSVIIVE
- a CDS encoding holin family protein; protein product: MQQLMVCSVTALMGSLITFAYGLWSESLSLLLVAMGVDYLTGIAAALKEKRGLNSAIGSWGLAKKGIMLLVILLAHRIDVLLEVENSAMGGAIYFYLANEFISITENLGRIGVPIPDRLRQLIEVLKNKK
- a CDS encoding DUF948 domain-containing protein, giving the protein MAVTWLAAAFVAAFVMLVFGVLLWLRAADRKLLRLLQTAEALERHAKTTADQFTQFIQPASATVKSVQRQLDSATRVFESARRIGDAADQVADAVSRLSGALSDTTERYVAKAGGKYRRQIADALDWAEIGHAAWQFWQAKRKENSSSSACSDYGEGHDTKD
- a CDS encoding DUF86 domain-containing protein produces the protein MYFVNREQLSARLDTIPDIVRALGTLQAEWDGSLLNGLAQERALHLAIETVTDIGSFLIDGFIMRDASSYEDIVDIIAGEGVFPTELHALLQELVRLRRPLVQDYYEWPRNQLHPLTLTIPEVLVRFKNAVEYYVAQELGS
- a CDS encoding AraC family transcriptional regulator, whose protein sequence is MVVDHYKISAGSNTQPAHGELTVLFSGEGKPFPAHQIGPAVHNYYLVHTVMSGKGIFEIDGRRYECEKGDTFFIFPDVLFTYAADAEEPWHYRWVAFKGHLAEPLLLSLGITPANPVIHSDNIRRFTSLYRRMQVTLERSVHPELADLEANGLLRILLKEFGEVNASKLMFNTPTVVPDIERQIKQAVRWLSFQYAEQVSIEDLSRRLGYHRTHLSKMFKQLTGVSPIQFLLKVRMERAKELLVGEIYLSIDQIASSVGYGDALYFSKQFRKTYGVSPTEYRSRRRGVR
- a CDS encoding histidine phosphatase family protein, translated to MNTTFFLVRHALKEKAIGDVPITAKGRLQAQATARYFCNLPIAAIVTSTLRRAKETALYIACETKSTISEDIRLRERANWGDLPGQPFVEFVAMWERCTHDPEYMPPIGDSAKQAGERLSLFLSEAAKKHPLGSNIVIVTHGGLITDFLVYTFSEKQLNQWHPNFVAVQSGLIPECSITKLIYENRNYKLDFFASVEHLAEQADHIV
- a CDS encoding metalloregulator ArsR/SmtB family transcription factor, with the protein product MEQAGDPIAKQELPVRHDGSTRQTVLMLLKTSGKMNAGDLAKRLQITEMAVRRHLSTLERDGLIRPTVVRQAMGRPTHMFSLTEQAEHLFPKNYHVLALDLLEELEDNPETAALVDRLFEGRKRKLIERYASRMEGKSLEDKVLELAAIQNDGGYMVQLENDDDSFILHEYNCPISRVAGRYQQACHCELALFRQLLGAEVERTECLAKGGGKCSYRITGA
- a CDS encoding YtxH domain-containing protein; protein product: MAKGNQRKSFMFGAIAGGIIGSVTALLLAPKAGREIRKDLAEGAQEVGERTVRVASQVSDTTTRIAKQVGSTASNAAGRAKETAGSVIEGVRGWRTSRGDNHAVNSKSDESAEGGEDEQNQSIESKSEELQSIT
- a CDS encoding Dabb family protein, whose translation is MITHIVLFKLKDRTPESIARTVQVLRDMEGKIEELLSIEVGTDVLHSDRSFDIALVTKFASMDALAAYQIHPVHKKVIEHMSEVRESSASVDYES
- a CDS encoding alpha-galactosidase — encoded protein: MSIRYEAANQLFHLQTKSMSYIFQAIHGYPAHLYWGRKINEANPRRLLERTERASFSANPVPEDRSISLDTLPQEYPGYGTTDNRNPAYAAQLPNGTTASELLYVSHAIVKGKPQLSGLPAVYAESEEEAQTLYIQLEDRVSGLAVELSYTVFEAFDAVIRSSRIINNSDGVITLQRALSCSIDFPHDRYEMLQLSGAWARERYIHRRPLTPGTQSVESRRGSSSHMNNPFFALLSEDATEDHGEVFGFSLVYSGSFVGGIEVDQFHTARAYLGINPFDFSWRLEPGESFQTPEAVMVFSAEGLGGMSRTYHEMYRTRLCRGAYRDADRPILVNNWEATYFNFDADKIEALAESASELGIELLVLDDGWFGRRDSDNSSLGDWVVDRKKLPHGLDDLAERVRSRGLQFGLWFEPEMVSPDSELYRAHPDWCLHVPGRRRSEARRQLILDLSRADVQDYIVNSVSAILDSAPISYVKWDMNRNMTEIGSALLTAERQRETAHRYMLGLYNVLERITSAFPGVLFESCSGGGGRFDPGMLYYMPQTWTSDNTDAVSRLKIQYGTSIVYPISSMGAHVSDVPNHQVGRMTPLKTRGDVAMSGNFGYELDLTRFTEAEKEEVKRQIAMVKELRELTQNGHFYRLLSPFEGEETAWMFVSPDRSEAFAVHVIVLNEPNARLERLRLKGLDPERRYELIGTEDVIGGDELMHAGIVRPRAHDDFSSIVYRFKAV